From the genome of Hymenobacter sp. PAMC 26628, one region includes:
- a CDS encoding NUDIX hydrolase yields MPGGKRELGETDEQALIREIYEELSVTIDKSTLSFIGIFEAQAHGQPEGVLVKMTCYSGGYNGILKANSEIEAIKWFGYSDKDQVVGVDKLIFDYLKQNKSLH; encoded by the coding sequence ATTCCGGGTGGTAAAAGGGAGCTGGGTGAAACGGACGAACAAGCACTGATCCGAGAAATTTACGAAGAGCTGAGCGTAACCATCGACAAAAGCACTTTGAGTTTTATAGGAATTTTTGAGGCTCAGGCTCACGGACAACCAGAAGGGGTTTTGGTAAAGATGACTTGTTATTCAGGGGGTTATAATGGAATACTAAAGGCAAATTCTGAAATAGAAGCCATTAAATGGTTTGGCTATTCTGATAAAGACCAAGTTGTGGGAGTTGATAAACTGATTTTTGACTACCTAAAACAAAACAAATC